A genome region from Dolichospermum compactum NIES-806 includes the following:
- the modA gene encoding molybdate ABC transporter substrate-binding protein, giving the protein MKSIKLLVFIATALATLLLTIGLPSLISSPIFAQSNTNLIISAAASLKEVLEEIKPLYQQSKTNVKINYNFGSSGALQQQIEQGAPADIFISAAKKQIDALEQKGLLVAGTRNIIAKNKLVLVVPKNAVGVTSFYNLKDAKVKKIAIGEPRTVPAGQYGQQVLEKLKIWSEIKSKLVFANNVRQVLASVESGNADAGLVYITDAKISDKVKVVVTADEKYHSPIIYPLAVVKGSKNVDTAKEFSQFLSSNQAKAVFKKYGFILP; this is encoded by the coding sequence ATGAAAAGCATAAAATTATTAGTCTTTATTGCTACAGCATTAGCCACTTTGCTATTGACAATTGGCTTACCCAGCCTAATTTCATCGCCGATTTTCGCACAATCTAATACAAACTTAATTATATCCGCCGCTGCTAGTTTAAAAGAGGTACTAGAAGAAATTAAACCCCTTTACCAACAAAGTAAAACAAACGTCAAAATAAATTATAACTTTGGTAGTTCCGGTGCATTACAGCAGCAAATAGAACAAGGTGCGCCGGCGGATATTTTTATATCTGCGGCAAAAAAACAAATAGATGCTTTAGAACAAAAAGGACTTTTAGTTGCAGGAACTCGGAATATCATTGCTAAAAACAAATTAGTTTTGGTAGTCCCTAAAAATGCCGTTGGTGTCACTAGTTTCTACAATCTTAAAGATGCCAAAGTCAAAAAAATCGCTATTGGTGAACCCAGAACTGTACCCGCAGGACAATATGGACAACAAGTATTAGAAAAGTTGAAAATTTGGTCAGAAATTAAATCAAAACTGGTTTTTGCGAATAACGTGCGTCAGGTTTTAGCATCTGTAGAAAGTGGTAATGCTGATGCAGGGTTAGTTTATATAACTGATGCCAAAATCTCTGATAAAGTCAAAGTTGTAGTTACAGCCGATGAAAAATACCACTCTCCCATTATTTATCCCTTAGCAGTTGTTAAAGGTAGCAAAAATGTTGATACTGCTAAAGAATTTTCTCAATTTTTATCTAGCAATCAAGCTAAAGCTGTATTCAAAAAATATGGATTTATTCTGCCTTAG
- the modB gene encoding molybdate ABC transporter permease subunit, whose protein sequence is MPQDLSPLWISLKTALLATFITFFLGVSAAYWMLGYRGKGKSLIEGIFVAPLILPPTVVGFLLLIFFGKNGPVGKLLEPFNTTIVFTWYGAAIAAIVVSFPLMYKTALAAFSQIDTNLLRVARTLGAKELTIFWRISLPLAFPGIIAATTLAFARALGEFGATLMLAGNIPGQTQTIPMAIYFAVEAGAINEAWFWSITMMIISLSGIILANFWQELSYKSRLTKPSGNKIELANKSSFLLKDYSSNSLFLDIEKRLANFYLQVTLNTDNQPLGLLGGSGAGKSMILRCIAGIETPNKGQIVLNNRVLFDSEKKIDMPIHQRRIGFLFQNYALFPHITVAENIAFGIPKSVNVKEEVEKQLIAMQLQGFGDRYPHQLSGGQQQRVALARALASKPEALLLDEPFSALDTHLRSQLEQQVTEILDDYSGVTLFVTHNMEEAYRLCPNLLVLEQGKEAHHGSKYEIFQHPASINVAQLTGCKNFSRASILSPQRIKAIDWDCSLQIREKMPSQLSHVGIRAHHLIFTKDPQKVNTFPCYLVRTSETPHRMTVFLKLHSPGNHPHDYHLQGEIYKEKWKNIQNQPFPWYVQLEPSQLLLME, encoded by the coding sequence ATGCCACAGGATTTATCACCGCTTTGGATATCGTTAAAAACGGCTTTACTGGCAACATTTATCACCTTCTTTTTGGGTGTATCTGCTGCTTATTGGATGTTGGGATATCGTGGTAAAGGTAAATCTTTAATTGAGGGGATATTTGTCGCACCGTTGATTTTACCCCCCACTGTGGTTGGGTTTTTACTGCTGATATTCTTTGGGAAAAATGGTCCAGTGGGTAAACTACTAGAACCCTTCAATACGACAATTGTATTTACTTGGTATGGTGCGGCGATCGCTGCTATAGTAGTTTCATTCCCATTGATGTATAAAACTGCATTAGCAGCTTTTAGTCAAATTGATACCAATTTACTGCGCGTAGCCAGAACATTAGGTGCGAAGGAATTGACAATTTTTTGGCGCATTAGTTTACCCCTGGCATTTCCGGGGATTATTGCTGCTACCACCTTAGCATTTGCGCGGGCTTTAGGTGAATTTGGGGCAACTTTGATGTTAGCAGGAAATATCCCTGGACAAACGCAAACTATACCAATGGCGATATATTTCGCAGTAGAAGCTGGGGCAATTAATGAAGCTTGGTTTTGGTCAATTACCATGATGATTATTTCCCTTTCCGGGATTATTCTAGCTAACTTTTGGCAAGAACTTTCATATAAATCAAGATTGACAAAACCATCTGGAAATAAAATAGAATTAGCAAATAAATCTTCCTTTCTATTAAAAGATTATTCTTCAAACAGCTTATTTTTAGATATTGAAAAAAGACTAGCTAATTTTTATCTTCAAGTTACCTTAAACACAGATAATCAACCATTGGGATTATTGGGAGGTTCTGGGGCAGGAAAAAGTATGATTTTGCGTTGTATTGCCGGCATAGAAACACCAAATAAAGGACAAATAGTTTTAAATAATCGGGTATTATTTGACTCAGAAAAGAAAATTGATATGCCCATTCATCAACGCCGAATTGGTTTTTTATTCCAAAACTATGCCCTATTTCCACATATTACTGTGGCGGAAAATATCGCCTTTGGCATACCCAAATCTGTAAATGTCAAAGAAGAGGTAGAAAAGCAGTTAATAGCCATGCAATTACAAGGATTTGGCGATCGCTATCCGCATCAACTTTCCGGGGGACAACAGCAACGGGTAGCATTAGCTAGGGCTTTAGCAAGCAAACCAGAAGCATTACTTTTAGATGAACCATTTTCCGCTTTAGATACCCATCTTCGCAGTCAATTAGAACAACAAGTTACAGAAATTCTCGATGATTATTCTGGTGTCACCTTGTTTGTTACTCATAATATGGAAGAAGCCTATCGGTTATGTCCCAATCTATTAGTATTAGAACAGGGAAAAGAAGCACATCATGGTTCTAAATATGAGATTTTCCAACATCCTGCCAGTATAAATGTTGCCCAACTTACAGGTTGTAAAAACTTTTCCCGTGCGAGTATTTTATCTCCCCAACGGATAAAAGCAATTGATTGGGATTGCAGTCTCCAAATCAGAGAAAAAATGCCTTCACAATTATCTCATGTGGGTATTCGCGCTCATCATTTAATTTTCACCAAAGATCCTCAAAAAGTAAATACCTTTCCCTGTTATTTAGTGCGTACCAGTGAAACACCTCATCGCATGACAGTATTTCTCAAACTACATTCTCCTGGTAATCATCCCCATGATTATCACTTACAAGGAGAAATATATAAAGAAAAATGGAAAAATATTCAAAATCAACCTTTTCCCTGGTACGTACAATTAGAACCTTCGCAATTACTGTTAATGGAGTAA
- a CDS encoding M56 family metallopeptidase encodes MHLLMIVTAVTIAWWLRFFGKIPQGNWYLRWQKTLFLFLFPPLLIFMTVTSVVCMGTQGKMGGMYTDSFSYLLALIFLGFFNIFGIKLAFQGWKAIKSARECPQITLDGKSARLLETQALFAGQMGFWQPELVVSQGLLQTLSPVHLESVLAHEQGHYQYRDTFWFFWLGWMRSCTAWLPNTEPLWQELLVLRELRADSYAASQVDPLILAESLLLVVSNNSITSDICCAALGTGDRLEQRIEALLTPPEPIPAAQLPSWRIFLLAFLPLITVIFHT; translated from the coding sequence ATGCACTTACTGATGATTGTTACCGCTGTTACCATTGCTTGGTGGTTGCGATTCTTTGGCAAAATCCCCCAAGGAAATTGGTATTTACGCTGGCAGAAAACCCTATTTTTATTCCTTTTTCCCCCCTTACTCATCTTCATGACAGTCACCTCTGTAGTCTGCATGGGTACGCAGGGAAAAATGGGCGGAATGTATACCGACTCTTTTAGCTATCTCCTGGCCTTAATTTTTCTGGGATTTTTTAATATCTTTGGTATCAAACTAGCTTTTCAGGGCTGGAAAGCCATTAAATCTGCCCGTGAATGTCCTCAAATTACCCTAGATGGTAAATCTGCCAGACTCCTAGAAACTCAAGCTTTATTTGCCGGACAAATGGGTTTTTGGCAACCTGAATTAGTCGTTAGTCAAGGACTACTACAAACCCTCTCTCCAGTCCATCTAGAAAGTGTTTTAGCCCACGAACAAGGGCATTATCAGTATAGGGATACGTTTTGGTTCTTTTGGCTGGGCTGGATGCGTTCTTGTACCGCTTGGTTGCCAAATACCGAGCCTTTATGGCAAGAATTGTTAGTTTTGCGAGAATTACGGGCTGATAGTTATGCTGCATCCCAAGTAGATCCTCTAATATTAGCAGAATCTTTGTTATTGGTCGTTAGCAACAACTCCATTACCTCAGATATTTGTTGTGCGGCTTTGGGGACAGGCGATCGCTTGGAACAAAGAATAGAAGCCTTATTAACACCACCTGAACCAATACCAGCAGCACAATTGCCATCCTGGCGGATTTTTCTCCTCGCCTTTCTCCCCCTAATTACAGTCATATTTCATACTTGA
- a CDS encoding BlaI/MecI/CopY family transcriptional regulator has protein sequence MAPLPDYRPKQMSLGPLEAEILNIVWELSSVTVKDVHDRILADPNRELAYTSVTTVLRRLTEKGWLACNKQGKAFYWQPLLTKQQAEVIKAHDQLQRFLAVGNPDVIAAFADSLDQAASDQIEAIAKRIQAAREARGEK, from the coding sequence ATGGCTCCTTTACCCGATTATCGTCCCAAACAAATGTCCCTTGGTCCGTTGGAAGCAGAAATTCTCAATATCGTCTGGGAACTGAGTTCTGTTACTGTCAAAGATGTACACGATCGCATTTTAGCTGATCCTAACCGCGAATTGGCTTATACTTCTGTAACTACAGTTCTGCGTCGGCTAACGGAAAAAGGCTGGTTAGCTTGCAATAAACAAGGGAAAGCCTTTTATTGGCAGCCCTTACTGACTAAACAACAAGCAGAGGTAATTAAGGCACATGATCAACTACAGCGATTTTTAGCAGTGGGAAATCCTGATGTGATTGCGGCATTTGCTGATAGTTTAGATCAAGCTGCTAGTGACCAAATCGAAGCGATCGCTAAACGCATCCAAGCAGCACGGGAAGCCAGAGGAGAAAAGTAA
- the infC gene encoding translation initiation factor IF-3 codes for MPVIEKKRTRDLPQINERIRFPKIRVIDTDGAQLGIITPQEAIQLAEEKELDLVLISDKADPPVCRIMDYGKYKFEQEKKAREARKKQHTADVKEVKMRYKIEEHDYNVRVKQAERFLKDGDKVKATVMFRGREIQHSDLAETLLKRMATDLEPFGELQQAPKKEGRNMMMLISPKK; via the coding sequence ATGCCTGTGATTGAGAAAAAAAGAACTCGCGATCTGCCCCAAATTAACGAACGGATTCGCTTCCCGAAAATTCGGGTGATTGACACTGATGGCGCACAACTGGGAATTATAACTCCTCAGGAAGCGATACAATTAGCAGAGGAAAAAGAATTAGACTTAGTGCTAATTAGTGACAAGGCTGATCCGCCAGTATGTCGAATAATGGACTATGGGAAATATAAGTTTGAGCAGGAGAAGAAGGCGCGGGAAGCCCGGAAGAAGCAGCACACGGCTGATGTGAAAGAAGTGAAGATGCGCTACAAGATAGAAGAACATGACTATAATGTGCGCGTTAAACAAGCCGAACGCTTCCTCAAAGATGGCGATAAAGTTAAGGCTACTGTGATGTTCCGAGGTCGGGAAATTCAACACAGTGACTTGGCAGAAACGTTGCTTAAACGAATGGCTACGGATTTAGAGCCTTTTGGTGAACTTCAGCAAGCACCGAAGAAAGAAGGGCGAAATATGATGATGCTGATTTCACCAAAAAAATAA